One Syntrophorhabdaceae bacterium DNA segment encodes these proteins:
- a CDS encoding aldehyde dehydrogenase family protein: protein MKNLFPYESDIPAHMLEGIPVGGKDYLLDGKVEGWKGPFRDVSSPLLVRGSGGLSQKCIGSVPSMDEEASLGLLIHARRAFSDGQGEWPRLPPRERIERFDAFLSRLEEGRAQIERLLQWEIGKTSRDAASEFDRALAYARACFENLPELGGATADSVTGSGIAGRLERVPRGVALIMGPFNYPLFETMTALAPAMLTGNTAIIKPPRLGCLIFQQLLKPIQDLFPAASVSIVYGDGRRTIPSLLSSGLVDLFYFIGTSPVASYLKGLHPKPHRLKCILGLEAKNPAIILPDADMDRAAAECVRGALTFNGQRCAALKILFVHRRAAAEFNERLKKAVCALRCGMPWEEDVFVTPLAEHDRTQYLSGLVEDAVSLGAEVINDGGGDTEGSFFYPALLYPASTQMRVCREEQFGPVVPIVPYDDIDEPLRYIAESNYGQQASIFGRDRVVLTRLTRYLIHHVSRVNINCQCQRSPDTVPFTGRKDSAEGSLSISEAISAFTAPTFIATKSDDGDVDIIEKIFNKD from the coding sequence ATGAAGAACCTGTTCCCATATGAAAGCGATATTCCTGCACACATGCTTGAGGGCATACCCGTTGGAGGGAAGGATTACCTTCTCGATGGGAAGGTCGAAGGGTGGAAAGGACCCTTCAGGGACGTTTCCTCTCCGTTGCTGGTGCGTGGTAGCGGAGGGTTGTCTCAAAAGTGTATCGGATCTGTTCCGTCGATGGACGAGGAGGCGTCTCTCGGTCTCCTCATCCATGCCCGCCGCGCCTTCTCCGATGGCCAGGGGGAATGGCCGCGACTGCCCCCCAGGGAAAGAATAGAACGCTTCGATGCCTTTCTTTCACGCTTGGAGGAGGGAAGGGCACAGATCGAGCGCCTACTCCAGTGGGAGATAGGCAAGACCTCGCGCGACGCGGCCAGCGAGTTTGACCGTGCCCTCGCTTACGCCCGGGCATGTTTTGAGAACCTTCCGGAGCTTGGCGGGGCGACGGCCGATTCCGTTACAGGCAGCGGTATCGCCGGGCGGCTCGAAAGGGTGCCCCGTGGGGTCGCCCTCATCATGGGACCCTTCAACTATCCTCTTTTTGAAACGATGACCGCCCTTGCACCGGCGATGCTCACGGGCAATACGGCGATCATCAAGCCACCCAGGCTGGGGTGTCTTATATTCCAGCAGCTTCTCAAGCCCATTCAGGACCTGTTCCCGGCCGCGTCAGTCAGCATCGTCTATGGTGACGGGAGGAGAACCATACCTTCCCTTCTTTCTTCGGGACTGGTCGACCTTTTTTACTTTATCGGAACCAGCCCTGTAGCCAGTTACCTCAAGGGGCTTCATCCAAAGCCGCACCGACTCAAATGTATCCTCGGGCTGGAGGCGAAGAACCCGGCCATAATCCTCCCCGATGCTGACATGGACAGGGCGGCGGCTGAATGCGTCAGGGGGGCCTTGACGTTTAACGGACAGCGGTGCGCCGCGTTGAAGATCCTCTTCGTCCATCGCCGGGCGGCCGCAGAATTCAACGAACGCCTCAAGAAAGCTGTCTGTGCTTTGAGGTGCGGGATGCCCTGGGAGGAAGACGTTTTCGTGACACCTCTTGCCGAGCATGACCGCACACAGTATCTATCGGGATTGGTGGAGGATGCCGTGAGCCTCGGTGCGGAGGTTATCAACGACGGCGGGGGTGACACGGAGGGGAGCTTCTTTTACCCGGCATTACTTTATCCCGCCTCGACACAGATGCGCGTCTGCCGCGAGGAGCAGTTCGGTCCCGTCGTACCCATAGTCCCGTACGACGATATAGATGAGCCCCTCCGTTACATCGCGGAATCGAATTATGGTCAGCAGGCGAGTATTTTCGGCAGGGACAGGGTGGTGCTGACACGACTGACGAGATATCTCATTCACCACGTTTCGCGGGTCAATATCAATTGTCAATGCCAGCGCAGTCCCGATACGGTCCCTTTCACGGGAAGAAAGGATTCCGCCGAGGGAAGCCTTTCCATCTCTGAGGCCATAAGCGCTTTTACGGCCCCGACCTTCATAGCGACGAAGAGCGATGATGGGGATGTTGACATCATTGAGAAGATCTTTAACAAGGATTAA
- the ald gene encoding alanine dehydrogenase, producing the protein MIIGIPKEIKEGENRVSMTPAGVHALVSAGHHVLLEKGAGTGSGLIDEEYAQQGAEVVESGRTVFARSDMIVKVKEPLETELSLLQEGQVLFTYLHLASSEKLTKGLIKTKVTGIAYETMEDMFGRLPLLIPMSEVAGRISVQVAMRFLESDHGGRGVLLSGVPGVPPAEVVIIGGGIAGLNAARIASGLGAHVTVIEISQQRLRYIEDIMRGRVMTVYSTSHTIERSVQYADVLIGAVLVPGAKAPVVVSERMVSRMKPGSVIVDVSIDQGGCIETTRPTSHSEPTYRLYDVIHYAVPNMPASVPRTSTFALTNATIPYVQTIASVGVKKAALSDPMIASGINVRNGAITHRAVAEAFGMKWKKWNKA; encoded by the coding sequence ATGATCATAGGCATACCGAAAGAGATCAAAGAAGGTGAGAACAGGGTTTCCATGACACCGGCGGGTGTGCATGCCCTTGTTTCCGCCGGCCATCACGTCCTGCTCGAAAAGGGAGCCGGGACAGGGAGCGGACTTATCGACGAGGAGTACGCGCAGCAAGGGGCCGAGGTTGTCGAATCGGGCAGGACGGTCTTTGCCAGATCGGATATGATCGTAAAGGTCAAGGAGCCTCTTGAAACGGAGCTTTCTCTCCTTCAGGAGGGGCAGGTTCTCTTCACCTATCTCCATCTTGCCTCGTCGGAGAAACTCACGAAAGGGCTCATTAAGACAAAAGTGACGGGAATCGCCTATGAGACCATGGAGGACATGTTCGGGCGTCTTCCCCTTCTCATCCCCATGAGCGAGGTGGCGGGACGGATCTCCGTTCAGGTTGCCATGCGCTTCCTTGAATCGGATCACGGTGGACGAGGGGTTCTTTTAAGCGGAGTGCCGGGCGTACCTCCGGCCGAGGTCGTCATCATTGGCGGCGGCATAGCAGGATTGAATGCCGCCCGGATCGCCTCGGGTCTCGGAGCCCATGTCACCGTCATCGAAATCTCCCAGCAGCGGCTCAGATACATTGAGGATATCATGCGCGGCCGGGTCATGACCGTCTACTCGACGAGTCACACCATCGAGAGGTCCGTGCAGTATGCCGATGTCCTCATCGGCGCCGTCCTGGTACCGGGGGCAAAGGCGCCCGTCGTAGTGTCCGAGCGGATGGTATCACGTATGAAACCTGGTTCGGTTATCGTAGACGTGTCCATCGATCAGGGCGGATGCATTGAGACAACACGGCCCACATCCCACAGCGAGCCCACATACAGGCTTTACGACGTCATCCATTACGCGGTGCCGAACATGCCCGCGTCGGTTCCGAGGACATCGACATTCGCCCTGACAAATGCAACCATTCCCTACGTTCAGACCATAGCATCCGTGGGCGTCAAGAAGGCGGCGTTGAGCGACCCCATGATAGCCTCCGGCATCAACGTAAGGAATGGCGCCATCACCCATCGCGCTGTGGCCGAAGCGTTCGGAATGAAATGGAAAAAGTGGAATAAGGCATAA